The DNA sequence AATCGGTCGTGGAGATGCTTCATGCCCTCACTCCGAAACTGAAAGACGGGGCGGCGGTTGTGGTTGAGCGTGCCGTGGATTCGCCGGAGACCGCCTGGCAGGCCTGGTTCGTGCCCACTACTCAGAAGCTGAAGAAGCGCACCTACGGCATCGCCCGCATGGACATGGCTGTCTTTGACGCCGATTTGTACACACCCGAAGAGGAGAACTGATGAAAGCCGTCTGCCCCGGATCCTTCGACCCCATCACACTCGGCCACCTGGATATCATCACCCGCGCCGCCAGCCAGTTTGAGGAGGTCACGGTCCTGGTGACCGCCAATCCCAACAAGAACACCGGGTTGTTCACGGTTGATGAACGCATGGATCTGATCCGGCAGTCCACCCAGCACCTGGGCAATATCAAGGTGGACACCTGGGCCACACTCCTGGTGGATTACACCACGGCCCACGGGGTCGGGGCACTGGTCAAGGGGCTGCGCAGTTCACTGGACTATGAATATGAGCTGCCGATGGCGCAGATGAACAAGCGCCTCTCAGGTGTAGACACTTTTTTCCTGCTCACCGATGAGAAATACGGTTATGTCTCCTCCACGTTGTGCAAGGAGGTTGCCCGTTTCGGTGGCGATGTGTCCGATTTGCTGCCCGATGTGGTGGCTGATGCGGTGAAACAGAAGTACTCCCAGCAGTAGTGGTACTGGCGGCGATCTTCGGCATCGTCTTCCTCGGAGCCTGCATCCAGCGGGTCTCCGGCATGGGTCTTGGTCTGGTCGCTGCCCCGATCCTGGCCATCACCCTCGGGCCGGTGGAGGGCATCCTGGTCAGCAATGTCCTGGCCGTGATCAATGCGTCCATGACCACCGCTGTGCGTCGCCACGATGTGGACTGGCGACAATTCGCCGTTATCTCCTCAGTGCTCGTTGTCGGCGCGGTGCCCGCGGCCTGGTTATTAACGGTGGCTGCCACGCCGGTGATCTTCACGGTGGTCGGCGCGCTGCTGCTTGCCGCCCTGGGCTTATCCACGTTCGGACAGTCCCGCACCCCTTCCACCCGGACTAAAATTGCGCCCCTCATTGCCGGGGTGGCGGCAGGATTCATGAACACTCTGGCTGCTGTGTCAGCACCCGCCCTGACGGTCTACGCCCAGGCCACCCGGTGGGATCAGAGATCCTTCTCCGCCACCCTGCAGCCCATTTTCCTCGTAGCAGGGATCATCTCTGTGCTGGTGAAGGTGCTCGGTGGGGCGGCGAACCTCGATCACACCGATGTCTGGGTCTGGCCGACCGGTATCGCGGGGATGATCTGCGGCATCCTCATCGGCTCTTTCCTCAGCACCCGGGTGTCCACCGGGATCGCCCGGAAATTTGCCCTCCTGGTGGCTACCGCCGGTGCCGCAGTGGTGCTGGCGCGGGGTATCATCGGATTGATCTGAGCGAATGTGGAAGATGACTCCGGAACAACTCCAGGAACATCTGATACTGAAAAACCGTGCACGACAATTCACGGATAAGAAGAAACATAATAATAAAAGGGCCTGCCGGGATTTCTCCCGGCGGGCCCTCCCGCTTTCCTATAGTCCTTATAGCAGTGAGGACAGGAATTCCCTGGTGCGGGTCTGCTGGGGGTTGTCCAGCACCTGCGCAGCGGTTCCGGCCTCCACGACCACACCATCGGCCATGAACACCACCTGATCAGCGACTTCGCGTGCGAAGCCCATCTCGTGGGTGACCACCAGCATGGTCATGCCGGCTTCTGCCAGCTGTTTCATCACACGCAGGACTTCGCCGACGAGTTCGGGGTCCAGGGCGGAGGTTGGTTCGTCGAAAAGCATCAGCTTGGGGTCCATGGCCACCGCGCGGGCAATGGCCACGCGCTGCTGCTGACCACCGGAGAGCTGCACCGGGTAGGCCTGCGCCTTATGCGCCAGGCCGACCTGCTCCAACAGCTCCATCGCACGCGCGCGTGCGGCCTTCTCGGGCTGCTTCTTCACATGGATGGGGGCTTCGATGATGTTCTCAATGACGGTGCGGTGGGGGAACAGGTTGAACTGCTGGAACACCATGCCGATATCCGCGCGCTGCTTTGAGGCGTCCTTCTCGGAGATCTCATAGAGCACACCATCGCGCTCCCGGTAACCAATGAGATCGCCATCCACGTAGAGGCGGCCGGCGTTGACCTTCTCCAGGTGGTTCACGCAGCGCAGCATGGTGGACTTACCGGAACCGGAGGGGCCGATGAGGCAGGTGACAGAACCTTTGGGCACCTGCAGGTCAATACCCTTGAGCACCTCCAGGCGACCGAAGTCCTTGCATACCTGCTGGGCGTCAATCATGAGCTGGGTCATTTATCTGTTCTCCTTCGGAGCCTCAGGGACAACATTGACATTGCCGGGGATGGCACCCTCGGCATCAGCCAGTGCTGCCAGCTGACGGGCGGTGAGGTTACGGGTGCTGCCCTTTTCAAAGTGCTTCTCCAGGTAGTACTGGCCCACCATGAGAATGGAGGTGATCACCAGGTACCACGTGGCGGCCACGAGCAGCATCGGGACCGGCTCGAAGAGCGAGTAGGCGATGTCCATGCTGCGGCCGTAGAGCTCGAGGGAATAAGGGATGGCCACCACCAGGGAGGTGGTCTTGAGCATGGAGATCAGCTCATTGCCGGTCGGTGGGATGATGATGCGCATCGCCTGCGGAAGCACAGTGCGGCGCATGGTCATGGACCAGCCCATGCCCAGTGCCTTGGAGGCCTCCATCTGGCCCTCCGGGACAGCCTGGATACCGGAGCGGACGATTTCCGCCATGTAGGCGGCCTCGTTCAGGCTCAGGCCCAGCACCGCCAGGATGAACATGTTGGACAGGAAGTTCTGCAGATCAATCTCCGCGAAACCGATGTTGATGCTCTGGTACAGCGAACCGAGCAGACCCCAGAACACCAGCTGGACATAGATCGGGGTGCCACGGAAGATCCACAGATACAGCCAGGCCACACCCTGCAGCACCGGGTTGCCGGACATCCGCATGACCGCCAGGGTGGCGCCGAGCACCACGCCGATGATCATGGACAGCACAGTCAGCGCGATGGTGTGCAGTGCTGCGGTGGCGATGCGGGTGTCAAAGAGGTACGTGCGGTAGGTGTCCCAGCCGTAGGCCTCATTGTTGATCGCGCCGATGATGGACCAGCCCAGCAGAGCCAGGATGATCACCGCACCGACCCAGCGACCGGGGTG is a window from the Corynebacterium faecale genome containing:
- a CDS encoding sulfite exporter TauE/SafE family protein; translated protein: MVLAAIFGIVFLGACIQRVSGMGLGLVAAPILAITLGPVEGILVSNVLAVINASMTTAVRRHDVDWRQFAVISSVLVVGAVPAAWLLTVAATPVIFTVVGALLLAALGLSTFGQSRTPSTRTKIAPLIAGVAAGFMNTLAAVSAPALTVYAQATRWDQRSFSATLQPIFLVAGIISVLVKVLGGAANLDHTDVWVWPTGIAGMICGILIGSFLSTRVSTGIARKFALLVATAGAAVVLARGIIGLI
- a CDS encoding amino acid ABC transporter permease, coding for MSQPASHSGGAPIRATPKPIEAKPLRHPGRWVGAVIILALLGWSIIGAINNEAYGWDTYRTYLFDTRIATAALHTIALTVLSMIIGVVLGATLAVMRMSGNPVLQGVAWLYLWIFRGTPIYVQLVFWGLLGSLYQSINIGFAEIDLQNFLSNMFILAVLGLSLNEAAYMAEIVRSGIQAVPEGQMEASKALGMGWSMTMRRTVLPQAMRIIIPPTGNELISMLKTTSLVVAIPYSLELYGRSMDIAYSLFEPVPMLLVAATWYLVITSILMVGQYYLEKHFEKGSTRNLTARQLAALADAEGAIPGNVNVVPEAPKENR
- a CDS encoding amino acid ABC transporter ATP-binding protein, with translation MTQLMIDAQQVCKDFGRLEVLKGIDLQVPKGSVTCLIGPSGSGKSTMLRCVNHLEKVNAGRLYVDGDLIGYRERDGVLYEISEKDASKQRADIGMVFQQFNLFPHRTVIENIIEAPIHVKKQPEKAARARAMELLEQVGLAHKAQAYPVQLSGGQQQRVAIARAVAMDPKLMLFDEPTSALDPELVGEVLRVMKQLAEAGMTMLVVTHEMGFAREVADQVVFMADGVVVEAGTAAQVLDNPQQTRTREFLSSLL
- the coaD gene encoding pantetheine-phosphate adenylyltransferase translates to MKAVCPGSFDPITLGHLDIITRAASQFEEVTVLVTANPNKNTGLFTVDERMDLIRQSTQHLGNIKVDTWATLLVDYTTAHGVGALVKGLRSSLDYEYELPMAQMNKRLSGVDTFFLLTDEKYGYVSSTLCKEVARFGGDVSDLLPDVVADAVKQKYSQQ